A genome region from Bacteroides stercoris ATCC 43183 includes the following:
- the eno gene encoding phosphopyruvate hydratase — translation MKIEKIIGREILDSRGNPTVEVDVILESGFIGRASVPSGASTGEHEALELRDGDKKRYGGKGVLKAVNNINNIIAPKLIGMSVLEQMSIDHTMLALDGTKTKSNLGANAILGVSLAVAKAAAAYLDIPLYRYIGGTNTYVMPVPMMNIINGGSHSDAPIAFQEFMIRPVGANSFREGLRMGAEVFHALKKVLHDRGLSTAVGDEGGFAPDLTGTEDALDSIIAAIKAAGYEPGRDVMIAMDCASSEFYHDGIYDYSKFEGEKGKKRTANEQVDYLEELIDKYPIDSIEDGMSENDWDGWKKLTDRIGNRCQLVGDDLFVTNVDFLAMGIEKGCANSILIKVNQIGSLTETLNAIEMAHRHGYTTVTSHRSGETEDSTIADIAVATNSGQIKTGSLSRSDRMAKYNQLLRIEEEIGNNAVYGYKRIK, via the coding sequence TCTTGATTCAAGAGGAAACCCTACCGTAGAAGTTGATGTAATATTAGAGTCCGGCTTTATCGGCCGCGCTTCCGTACCCTCCGGTGCATCCACTGGCGAACATGAAGCCCTAGAACTGCGTGACGGTGATAAAAAACGTTATGGTGGCAAGGGAGTACTGAAAGCCGTTAACAATATTAATAATATCATCGCTCCCAAGTTGATTGGCATGTCGGTTCTTGAACAAATGAGTATCGACCATACCATGCTGGCCTTGGACGGCACAAAGACCAAATCCAATCTGGGTGCAAATGCAATCTTGGGGGTTTCGCTTGCCGTAGCCAAAGCAGCGGCGGCATACCTTGATATCCCCCTTTATCGCTATATCGGTGGAACAAATACATATGTAATGCCTGTTCCGATGATGAATATCATCAATGGCGGTTCGCACAGTGATGCCCCCATCGCTTTCCAGGAATTTATGATACGTCCGGTAGGGGCGAATTCTTTCCGTGAAGGTCTGCGTATGGGCGCAGAAGTGTTCCACGCCTTAAAGAAAGTATTGCATGACCGCGGACTTAGTACTGCTGTAGGCGACGAAGGCGGTTTCGCTCCCGACTTGACAGGCACAGAAGACGCTTTGGACTCGATCATTGCTGCCATTAAGGCTGCCGGCTACGAACCAGGCAGGGATGTGATGATTGCCATGGACTGCGCTTCTTCCGAATTCTATCACGACGGCATTTACGATTACAGCAAATTCGAAGGTGAGAAAGGCAAAAAACGTACAGCCAACGAGCAGGTAGATTATCTGGAAGAGTTGATTGACAAATATCCTATCGACTCTATCGAAGACGGCATGAGCGAAAACGACTGGGATGGCTGGAAGAAACTGACCGACCGCATCGGAAACCGCTGTCAACTGGTAGGTGACGACCTATTTGTCACCAATGTAGATTTCCTTGCCATGGGTATCGAAAAAGGTTGCGCAAACTCCATACTGATTAAGGTAAATCAAATCGGCTCCCTGACAGAAACGCTGAATGCCATCGAAATGGCGCACCGTCATGGCTACACAACCGTTACATCCCATCGTTCCGGCGAAACGGAAGATTCCACGATTGCAGACATTGCCGTAGCCACCAACAGCGGTCAAATCAAGACCGGTTCTTTAAGCCGTTCAGACCGTATGGCTAAATACAATCAGTTGTTGCGCATCGAAGAAGAGATAGGCAATAACGCTGTATACGGATACAAAAGAATAAAATAA
- a CDS encoding DUF4199 domain-containing protein, producing MAENKGYMQYAMLFGTYLGGYWILKFILFPLGLTIPFLSFLFVGLTLCVPFMGYYYVRMYRNTVCSGSISFLHAWIFTVFMYMFAALLTAVAHYIYFRFIDHGFVINAYESQIDILNKSGVPDIEAYTNMFQETLETVKSLTPIDITMQLVSWNVFCGSLLALPTALFVMRRKKE from the coding sequence ATGGCAGAAAATAAAGGTTACATGCAATATGCAATGTTGTTCGGCACCTATTTGGGAGGATATTGGATTTTAAAATTCATCCTCTTCCCTTTAGGATTGACAATTCCGTTTTTATCTTTCCTTTTCGTAGGGCTCACGTTATGTGTCCCTTTCATGGGCTATTATTATGTACGAATGTATCGTAATACTGTATGCAGCGGCAGTATCAGTTTCTTGCATGCATGGATATTCACAGTATTCATGTATATGTTTGCCGCATTGCTGACGGCAGTGGCACACTACATTTATTTCCGTTTCATCGATCATGGTTTCGTTATCAATGCCTACGAATCTCAAATTGATATCTTAAACAAAAGCGGTGTACCGGACATAGAAGCCTATACAAACATGTTTCAAGAAACATTGGAGACTGTGAAATCGCTCACTCCCATAGATATCACCATGCAACTGGTGTCATGGAATGTATTTTGCGGTTCATTGCTCGCGCTTCCTACCGCCTTATTTGTAATGAGGCGTAAAAAGGAATGA